Sequence from the Bacillus sp. es.036 genome:
TGGTACAAGCGTGAATTTCATTGGGAGAAAGACACTAATAAAAAACTTTTGCTGCATTTTGAAGCCGTTGATTATCACACCAAAGTTTGGGTGAATGGAGAATTTATTGGTGAGCATGAGGGTGGCCATACCCCATTTAGCTTTTCCATCTCGAATGCCATCTGTAACGGTGAGAACACGATCGTCGTTCGGGTGGAAGATCGCAATAGTGTGGAGCAGCCGGTTGGGAAACAGTCGTGGAAAGGTGACAACTTTTTATGCTGGTATTCAAGAACGACAGGTATTTGGCAATCCGTTTGGCTTGAGGAAGTGCCTTTTCAGTATATTGAGGATGTTAAGATGACGCCTCGAGTAGAAGAAGGGAGACTTTCGATTGAAGCGAGTCTACCACGTCAAAAGAAAAAAGCTTACTTCGAGGCAAACGTTTATTTTAAAGGGGAGTGGATCGATACCGTAGGCGTATGGGTGAAAGAAAATCAAACGAGTGTAGAGCTCACCGCCAACGTTGAATCGGACCAAGCTGATTTTCGCGTCTTTTATTGGACGCCAGATACACCGAATCTGTATGATGTTACGTTTCAACTATTTGTCGATCAAGAGATTGTGGATACGGTCGAAAGTTATTTTGGGATGAGGAGTATTGAAGTTCAGGAAGGTCGGATTCTACTTAACAGAGATACTTTTTACCAAAAACTAATTCTCGATCAGGGCTATTATAACGATTCGTTGATGACCGGGAATTATGAACAGATGGAGTCTGACCTTCTTAAAGTGAAGGAGATGGGGTTCAACGGTGTTCGACGCCATCAAACAATTGCGGACAGACGGTACTTAGCTCTTTGTGACGAATTAGGTTTAGTCGTGTGGGCTGAGATGCCAAGTAGTTTTAAGTTTAGTAGCACGTCGATGTTTCGCATGATGAATGAAACGAGAGAGATGGTGCAAAAACATTATAACCATCCGTCGGTTATTATTTATACCCTTATGAATGAATCTTGGGGCGTGAATGAAATCTACCACCGAGAAGATCAGCAGGCATTTGTAAACGCTCTCTATTATCAGACAAAGGCTCAGGATCCGAGTCGCCTTGTAGTAGGAAATGATGGATGGGAACATACGCTAACCGATATCTTGACGATACATGATTACAATTCTGATGCGGAATCTTTAAGAAATAGCTATGAAAAGATGGATTTTGTAAATGGTAGTCCTTCGAAAACAAGCCGGAAGCAAAATTATGCGAAAGGCTATGCATACCGAGGGGAACCGATCATGATCAGTGAATATGGCGGTATAGCTTATGGTAATGAACAGAGCGATGTTGAGTGGGGCTATGGTAGTCGCCCTCAAACGGAGGAAGAGGTACTCCATCGTTTGGAAGAACTAACAAAAGTGATTATGGAGAATGACAGCATTCAAGGTTTTTGCTATACCCAGCTGACAGATGTAGAGCAGGAAGTGAATGGACTTCTTGATCATCATCATGACTATAAATTTGATCCAAAAAAAATTAAGAAGATCTTATTATCCAGGCAGTCCAACGGTTTTATCTTTGAATAATAGAGGGGGAATAAACGATGGAAACAGCGAGAAAGTATGCTTCACCTAATATCGAAACGAAAGAGGATATCCGACCGAAAGAATTTGCTTCTTATTTTGGATATGGGTTTGGGCAGTGTATTAGCTTTGGATTGGTAGGATCTTATATTCTCTTTTTCTATACCGACATTTTAGGAATATCCGCTGCAGCAGCAAGTATAATTTTCCTTATTGCCAGAACGTGGGATGCAATTAATGATCCGATGATGGCTTCTGTGATGGACACGCTTCATTCAAGACACGGAAAGTTTCGACCTTATTTAAAGGTCATGCCGTTTTTCGTTGCGATCATCACGATTGTCTGTTTTCTCCCCTTAGATGGACTAAGTCCAACTGCCAAGTTAATTTATGCGGGTGGCACGTATATCCTTTGGGGTATGATTTATACCGTTTCGGATGTACCGTACTGGTCGCTCTCCTCTGTGATGAGTCAGGATGCACAGCAGCGCACGAAATTAATTACGTTTGCGAATATGGGCGTTTTCGCCGGTATTGCTTTATCGCCAGTCTTATTTGTCCCCCTTGCTGAGTGGCTGGGTGGAGACGATATGGGGCAGGGGTACTTCCTTGCAACAGTGGTGCTCATGGTTTTTGCGCTACCGATCATGCTGAATGGATTTAAAAATACGAAGGAACGAGTCAAAGCTCCTAAGACAAAAGTAAAGCTCTCTGATGCAGCACGTGCCATCAAAGCAAACAAACCAATGTTCGCCGTATTAGTCGTTTTCTTTTGCAACGTTTTTATGAATATTACTCAAGCCTTAAACGTTTTCTTTTTCACATACAATCTTGGAAGCGCTTCACTCATGTCCATTTTCGGTATTATTAGTTTAGCTAGCTGTATCGGGTTTTTCATTATCCCAACGCTAGCAAAGCGATTCAAGAAGAAGCATATGCTCATGACGATTGTTGCCCTTGATATTGTCATCCGTGTCATCTGGTTTACTGTTGGTTACTCCAGTGTATTTGTTTCCTTTGTATTTATCGCGATCACCATGCTCCTTTACACGGCAACGGGGCCATTAATTTCCTCGATGCTAGCAGAAACAATCGAATATACCGAATTGAAAACTGGGAAACGAAATGAAGCAATCATCTTCTCTGGACAAACCTTTACAGGGAAACTATCTGTAGCGATTGCGGGTGGTGCGACTGGGCTGATCTTAACATGGATTAACTATCGTCCTAATGAGGCTCAAACTGATTTTACACTTGATATGATGTTTTTCGTTATCGCGCTATTACCTGCACTAGGTTCACTTATAAGATTAATTGTGATGTATTTTTACTCTTATACAGAAGACGAGTACAATGTAATTGTTGAAAAACTGCACGAAAGAAAATTGAGAGAGCAATAGAATAAGTTCCATAACAGTAGTAGCTCCCTTAGTAGGGGGCTACTACTGTTATGTCGATAGTTTGTTATAATTGGTCCTAGGAATAAAAGAGGGAGGTCTGAGTCATTTGAAAAAGTTACAGCTATCTTTTGATAACATGGTGCCAATTAATAAAGCTCTTGCAAATCAAACAAGAGTGCAAATTCTTAAGTTGCTAAGTGACAAACCATATAATGTGAACGATTTAGCAGAAAAGCTTGGATTGCCTTTTTCGACAACTGCTTCACATGTTAGTAAATTAGAAGATGTTGCTCTCATTGCCACCGAGCTAGTACCGGGAAGAGGAACCCAAAAAGTGAGTGCGATGAATTATGATCGCATTGTCGTTGATTTATATAGTTCGGATGAAAAAAAGGAAGAGCAACAAGTCACCTACGAAATGCCAATAGGGGATTATCTCGACTGCCATGTGGTACCGAATTGTGGAATTGTAGATGAGAAGGGTTTTATCGGAATGCAGGATGATCCTCGTTCCTTTTATGAACCAGATCGAAAGCAGGCACAGCTCCTGTATTTTAAAGATGGGTATGTGGAGTATCGCTTTCCAAACCGCATTCCTTATGGCTTTAGAGCAAGTGAGTTAGAAATAAGTGCTGAAATTTGTTCAGAAGCGCCCAATCACAAACTAGATTGGCCATCTGATATAACGGCATGGGTGAATCATGAAGAAGTTGGAACGTGGACCTCACCAGGTGACTTTGGTGGAGAGAGAGGTCAGTTAACACCTGAATGGTGGCGAACCAATTTAACGCAGTATGGGTTGCTAAAGCATTGGAAACTGAATAAGAGTGGTTGTTATATAGATGGTGAGAAAATATCTGATCAAACGATTGATGATTTTCAGTTGTCTAACTACCCTTACATTGCCTTTCGATTAGGGATAAAAGAAGATGCTGTCAATAGTGGTGGAATGAATTTGTTTGGTCCTAAGTTTGGGAATCATGAACAGGGAATTGTGGTTCATATCAAATATGATTCGTGAATAAATGATAATGCTACGGTTGAAGGTGCAAGATAGTTGAAACTTTTAATCTAGCGCATCAAACAATGATCCATCTTACAAAGTGGACTACTTCATTCAAACATTTTTTCTTAGAAAGTAAAATTCCTAGTTCCTTACAATAAATATAAAAAAACAGTGCCGCTGACTAGTTAAAGAACGATTCATTAGAAAGGCGTGATTTCTTTGACTCTTTTAAGAAAAGTGAATTTGTTATTGGCAATCGTAGCAATAGGAATGGCTTTCTCTCATTTTTTTATTTTTCCTAACGCGATTTCTAGTCAAGTCTTTATATCATTTTTGTTTGTTATGTTTCTGTTATTTGGAATAGAAAAAATTAGAGAAGAAAAACAAAATAAAAAAATAGCCAATACATACATTGTTACAGCAGTCATTCTTTTCATTGTGTTAATGACTGATTTATTATAAAAAAATATAAACTAATGAAAAAGACTGCGCCTCAGAATACACCTTATTTCGCAACTTAGTAAACTATAATTAAATTATGTAAACTAGAAAGGGAGATCATATGCCCGACTGGTCCTATCATGTGATATTTAAACCTTTTCTATCAAAATGGTGTCCCGAATTTTCACGAGAGTTTATACATCAGTCCATGAATTGTATTGCTTCACTTCCAGGTGGACAGCATCTCATTCACTTTTTAGGCAGAGAAGAGGTTTCCGATGAGCTGATGGTTAAGATCGAGGACATTACTTTTCCAGGCTGTGTGGGGCTATCTAGCAAAATTGATCCCAGACTTTCTGGTTTAAAAGGATTTAGCCACTTAGGGTTTGGCTGTATTGAAATTGGTCCGATTACGAAAGAGCCATCTGAAAAATACACAAAACCAACAAGGCTTCAGAATGGAAGTATTGCTCTTTCTAAACAGGGAGAGAGAGCGGGTCTTGTAAAGACCCTTCAACGGTTAGGTCAATCCAAGCTGGTTCAGCCCGCTATGTTCCAGTTAAGCGGTACAAACGCTGAGCTAATTGAGATCGCTAGAGCTTTAAAACCTTATAACGGTGTTTATGAAATTGATTATAGTGAAATCGATTTTACGAATATGGATGTGCTGAGGTCCATTCGAGAATGGAAAAGCATTTATATTCGCGTGCCAGGTAATCAAATTGAAAAGGCTGACTTGCATTCTATTTTTCCATACATAACGGGTGTTGTGATTGATGAAGTGCAAGGTTTGGATACGTTGGCAAATCTTGCGATACATAAGGAAGCGATTGTCTATTGTCAAAATGAATATCCTTCATTAAGACTGGTGACCGTGGGTGGAGTGAAAGAGCCAGATGATGCTGTACAGCTATTAAATCATGGTGCTGATTTGTTGTTCCTATCGGGTGAATATGTCGAAGTTGGGCCAGGCTTGCCTAAGAGAATTTATGAAGCGATCAACGATGAGAGCGCATTTCAAGAAGAACTTAGTGGATGGAAAGACTACTTCTTGTTTGGATTATTCATCATGATTGGTGGCTTGATTGCTTTAGTGTTAAGTCTCACTTCGATTGTTTTACCTTATGATGAAAGCTTCATGCAGCTAACTCGTGAGGAGCTTCTGCTCTTTAATGAACGACTCTTATGGTTTATGGCACATGACCGAATGACGTTAGCTGGAACGATGATTTCTGGTGGCATTGTTTATATGACGTTGTCTTATTACGGAGTTAAAAACGGTTTGCTGTGGGCGAAGCAGGCGATTGATATTGCGGCAATTATCGGTTTTCTAGGTATCTTGCTTTTCATTGGCTATGGCTACTTCGATTGGCTACACTTGCTGTTTTGGATTATACTATTACCCTTTTACTTGAGAGGATATGTGAAAACGAAAGGGATAAAGAGGACGCCGAAATCACGCAACCGTCGAAATGACCTGGCATGGCGTAAAGGCATTATGGGGCAATTTTGTTTTGTTATGCTTGGATTTTCATTTGTTCTTGGTGGAGTGATTATTTCTGGAATTGGTGTGGCAGGGGTATTTGTGCCAACGGATTTACAATACATCTGCATGCCAGCGGATCTGATTCACTCATTCAATGATCGGTTGATCTCTGTCATCGCCCACGACCGTGCTGGATTCGGAGGAGCGATGATGAGCGTTGGATTGTTAGTGCTAATGTCTGCTCTCTGGGGCTTCCAATCGGGGAATACCTGGCTATGGTGGATGTTTCTTATAGGAGGTTTACCTGCGTTTGTAGCAGGAATTTATGTACACATCATGATTGGCTACACGACGTTTATTCACTTGCTACCGGCCTACATCGTTCTTGCGCTATTCTTTGGAGGGTTGTACTTTTCAAAAAGTTATTTGATGGGGAAGTATTCATATTGAAGAATTAGAAGTGGATTCTCGATTGTTCAATGGAGTCCTATTTTAATCGGAAGCTGAAGTTCACTTTAGGGTGCTTCGGCTTTTTTATATGAATTATTTCCTAATTTCATCCTAAAGTCGTAGAGAAGTTCATTCATTGTACTAGCGCTATGACGCTGAAGAAAGCTTAAAATATAAGTATGTCTCAATTAGATTTTTGGAAGTATCGTGCTTATATATAGTAATTGGAGGGAACGACGATGAAATTTCAAGATTTTAACGCAGTTCAAGTTCGAATAGCTAGGCCGACCGATCAATTTGATAAGATTATTCAGTTTTACGAACATGGATTAGGTTTGCAGCGAGTAGCTGAATTCACAGGACATGAAGGATATACGGGCGTGGTATATGGTTTACCACAACTATCCTATCAACTAGAGTTCACGTCACATGAAGAAGGTAGCCCTTGCCCTGCTCCTACTGCTGATAACTTGATTGTTTTCTATATTCCAAATGGAGAAGAGCTGAAAAGCGTAGCAGAAAGGCTTCAACAAATGGGGCATAGGGAGGTAGAACCAGAAAATGTGTATTGGAAAAAGAAAGGATTAACGATTGAAGATCCTGATGGCTGGAGAGTTGTATTAATGAATACAGAAGGGATTTAAACTTAATCGATACCTAACTTTTAAATTTGTAGTTGGAATCGGGAATGGAATAATATGTTAAAATCAATGGTGAAGATAAAAATGATTTATTATATTGAAACTGCTTACACCAAAATTACGTAAAGCGGACACCACGTTAAAAAGGAGGAGAGCGCAAATGACACCTGTTATCTTAACAATTATAACGGTTACAGCCTTAATTATAGCCACATTTATCGTTTTTCGTAAAAGAAAAGCGGCTGGTTTGACCGGTATAAGAAGTGCCTTAACACCAATGTTTCTCTTTCTCATTGCGATCGTGAACCTTTTAGCTTACTGGTTTGATTTCATGGGAATGATCAACTGGGTTGCGATGATGGTTTTTCTCTTACTCGGTGCTTATTTTACTAAGTACACCTTCAAAACTGAAAACAAGACTTAATCTGTTGTTTGGCTGAAAGGGTGTAAGTAATTATATGCCAAAAAACATTAAACTGGCTCTGATTGTCACAGTGTTCTTAGCTTTGCTCCTTGGAGGAATTTTGATCACTGCATGGATCGATTCATGATCGGTAAAGTTCTTTTATAACAAATGATTTAGCATGGGGGAAAACAAGATGGAAGTTAGAATACATAGACTTCAAGAAAGTGATGCGGAATCATTGTTTCACTTTGAGGTCGCAAACAGAAGCTTTTTCAATAAGATGGTCCCAGATCGTGGTGAGGATTATTATAAGTTTGAGACGTTTAACGATAAGCTCGTACAATTAATAACTGAGCAATCTCTGGGTTTATCGACCTTTTATCTTGTAAGAGATGAAAATGGCACGATTATAGGAAGAATTAATTTAGTTGATTTTAATCACTCTAACCAGAGCGTCGAGCTTGGCTACAGAATTAGTGAAAATCAGTCTGGTAAAGGTATGGCTACATTAGGTGTCAAGCGAGTACTAGATGAGGTCTATCATCAAAATAAGATTAAGCACATCTCCGCTAGGACAACGAAAGACAATCTTGCTTCACAAAAAGTACTTGAAAATAATGGTTTTACATACATCTCTACAGATCCAGATGAAGTGCTATTGAACGGAGTAAAAGTAAATTTAATTCACTATCGGTGGAGTAAATAATTAACTTATGCTAAGAAATGACCTGGTATCTTGAAAGTTGTGAAGCGAAATTAAAAGAGGGGGAAGGAATGAATGTATCAGAAATGCTGTCTATGCAGGCGAGAGGGCTTCCTAATCATGAAGCGATTGTATCGAATGGAAAGAGAATATCTTAAAGTGAGTGGGATACGGTAGTCAATTAGTTAGCTTCCTCCCTACGATCGCATGTCATCGATCGAGGAGATAAAGTGGTTCTTTATATGCCGAATACGAAAGAGTTTCTCTTTATTTATTATGCTGTTCAACGAATTGGTGCCCTAGTTGTACCGATTAATGCAAAGCTGATTGCAGCAGAAATCACAAGCAAGGAAGAAAAACCGTTAAATCGATTGCTGATTGTACTAGTGAAAAAGAGTCCGCAGAGCAGGCGGTTCACTTCTCCCATGAAGCGATTATTACAAAAAACATAAGTAAAATAAAAAGACCTCACCTTCTTACTTATGAAGGTTGGGGTCTTTTGTAGGTTTTAAGTAGAAATTTTATCCTGGCTGCCTCTGACCAAGTTCTTGATCGATCAGTAAGAGTGCGGACGTGTTATCTCCTGCTAATTTCAGCCTTTCGACAATCGTAAGTGCCTGTGCTTCTTCGTCAATCTGTTCGCGTAGGAAATCCTGAACGATGACGGCCGTTTGCGGATCAATTTTTTTGATGTAGTTATAAGCCTGACGATAAGAATTCGTAACATACTGTTCGTGTTCTAAAACTTGCTGGAACGTTTCGAGCGGCGTTCCAAAGTCTGTCGATTGTTCTGGGAGAGCACCTAATTTAACAACGCCATCTTTACCGGCTAAGTAATTAATTAGAGTAAGAAGATGCGTTCGTTCTTCATCAGATTGAATTCTTAACCAACTGGCCATTCCAGTATAATTCTTTCGATCCAAGTAAGCAGACATCGCTAAATATAGCGTGGTTGAAATGTGTTCAATTTGAATCAGTGTGTTTAAAAGTTCTTGAACTTCTTTTTGTACCATTACAATCACCTCATCATCTTACTATCATCACAAGTTATGAAGATGTGGATTGTCTCGTTACGATTAAGAGAGCGACCTTCAAGTAGTAATCGATCATAAAAAAAAGAAGCGCAATTTGCGCTTCTAGTGGATTGAGCGGAAAACACCAACCACTTTACCAAGGATCGAAACATTATCAAGAATGATTGGTTCCATCGATGAGTTTTCCGGCTGAAGTCGGAAGTAGTTGCTTTCTTTAAAGAAACGTTTTACCGTTGCTTCGCCATCGTCCGTCATCGCAACAACGATGTCTCCGTTATTTGCAGTTGGTTGCTGCTTCACGATAACCATATCACCGTTATAAATACCAGCTTCAATCATACTATCCCCTTCGATGACAAGAATGAATGTATGCTCTTCATCCTGAGCGAACTGCTCCGGAAGAGGGAAGTACTCTTCAACATTTTCAATCGCTGTGATTGGTTGACCAGCTGTTACTTTACCAATGACAGGAACATTAACCGTGTGCTGACGTGGGATGTCGATCGCTTCATCAAGGCCCAACACTTCAATGGCTCTTGGCTTTGTTGGGTCTCTTCTGATATAACCTTTTTTCTCGAGTCTTGCCAGGTGGCCATGGACAGTTGAGCTTGAAGCAAGTCCAACGGCTTCGCCGATTTCTCTAACAGACGGTGGATAACCTTTTTGTTTTACTTCGACTTTAATAAAGTCCAGAATGTCCTGCTGACGCTTTGATAGTTTCATATTTCTGGCACCTCGTTCCAATCTATCTATTTGTTACTAGTATACCAGAATTTTTGTTCGCATACAAACATAAGTTCGAAGTTACTAGTTGACACGAACAGGGGTTCTGATTATACTAAAAACAGAACAAATATTCGTATATGGGGTGATTGGGATGAGAAAGCAAGCTGGGGGCTTGTCTGGAATTGATTTTCTTGTCATTATATCTTTTGTAGCTGTGTTAATTATTGTGTTCGTATCTTTGCGAACAGCTGCAGCTGAGGAGTATGATCGGTATACAACGATTCAACTGGAGCACGGTGATACGGTTTTAGAAATTGCTGATGAATATCGTTCCGCACATGAATTGTCTGATCAGAAATTTGTTAGCTGGGTTGAAGACGCTAATCGCATAGATGCTAATCGAATTACAGCAGGAGATACTCTCATCATCCCTGTTGAAGCGAACGCTACCGCACTTGGGGGTACAGAATAAAGAATGAACGCCGTTATTTATTGCCGAGTAAGCACAAAAAAAGAAGCGCAGGAGTCGTCTCTTGCAAGGCAAAAAGAAGAATTGCAACGTTTTGCATCACAGTCAGGTTTTACCGTTCACCGAATGATTGAAGAAAAACACAGCGGGTATGACATTGATCGCGATGGCATACTCGAGGTACTGGATTTGTTAAAAGAAGGGCAAGTCGAAGCATTGCTCATTCAAGATGAAACAAGACTTGGACGAGGGAACGCTAAAATTGCTCTTCTTCATGCCGTTCACAAATACGGCGGAACCATTTATACGGTAAATCAAAATGGAGAACTTCAATTATCGGAAGCTGATTCAATGGTGCTTGAAATTGTAAGTATTGTCGAAGAATTTCAGCGAAAGCTTCACAACTTGAAAATCAAACGCGGTATGGATAAGGCGGTGAAAGAAGGCTATCGACCGCAGCGAAATTTAAGTCATCAAAATAACGGTGGAAGAGACCGTGTTGAAGTACCGATCGAAGAAATTGTTAATCTTCGTAATCGTGGCTTAACGTTCCATGAGATTGCAGCAACGCTTAAAGGTTTTGGTCACCATGCATCAAAAGCTACGGTACATAGACGCTATAAGGAATATGTTGACGAACAGAGTGAGAAGCACTAAACTTGTCTATGGTAAAAAGATGCGTTAGCATAGAACGTACAAGTTGCAGTAAAGGAGCTTTTTTACATGCTTTCTCAAGATAAAATTCAACGAATTAACGAGCTATCTCGTAAATCAAAAGAGTCATCTTTAACAGATGCTGAGAAAAAAGAACAAAAAGATCTTCGTCAGGAATATCTGGCAAGCCTTCGTTCTTCTTTTAGTAACCAGCTTCACTCCATCAAAGTTGTGGATGAAGAAGGCACAGACGTAACGCCTGAAAAATTAAAAGAAAGCAAGAAAAATCGCGGCTTTCTTCAGTAAAAAATAGCCTAATTTTGCATTTAGCAAAATTAGGCTATTTTTATGGTTGCAATTTTTCAAATATTCGTTATACTGTACTATAACAAGATGTACTAATACAAAAACGGAGAGGGCGGATAAGATGTTTGTTGTAACTGATTCTGCAGCTGAGTTTTACAAAAACGAAATGGAACTTGGTCATGGTGATTGTCTAAGATTGTTTGTGCGTTATGCAGGAAGTGGGGACAGCGGTGGTTTTTCCCTTGGAGTCATGTCTGACCGGCCTTCATATGATGATTATAAGCAAGAAATTGGGGGCGTTACTTACTTTGTTCGACCGGATGATCAGTGGTTTGTTGATCGAATGAAATTAGATTATGATGAAAGCAACGGTGGCGTTCTTTGTGACCTGCCGAGTATGGCATAGCAGTCAAGGACCTGTACTATAACATCTATGTTATAGTACAGGTCCTTTTTTGAATTCGACAAAACTAGTGATGTGACGCTCCAAGTATAGACAATCCTTTTAGAGAAGGTGCAGTATACTGTTTTTTATATGATTTGTTCTCTGATAAGGGGGAAGTGGTATGAGGCATTATGAAATGTATTTTGTTAAACAACACATCGCCGCTCAATATGCTGGCAAAGAACATCTTTTGTATCACCTTTTCCTTGAAAGAAAGCGAGCGATCCAGGTGGATGAGAAAGACCTTCTCGATAAGCAGGTTTCCTTTATTACTGAGCCCATTGCAGAAGAGGAGCTAAACACTTATCTTGTCAGCGAACTAGGGGCGTTCCGGACGTACGAATACAAAAACGAAGGGCACCGGTTAAGTATAAATCAATCAAAAAGCGATGCTTCTTTGTTTGTGAGAAAAGAGAAAGTGAATGTCTATGCGACTGGTGGTACTGAAGTTGAAACAGTCTTTTTTGAGGTGATT
This genomic interval carries:
- the sirA gene encoding sporulation inhibitor of replication protein SirA is translated as MRHYEMYFVKQHIAAQYAGKEHLLYHLFLERKRAIQVDEKDLLDKQVSFITEPIAEEELNTYLVSELGAFRTYEYKNEGHRLSINQSKSDASLFVRKEKVNVYATGGTEVETVFFEVIRKLTPSFFAIDFQSGRYGWLNPIKQQKLV